CATATCGCGGAATTCAACCAGGAAATGGAGGCTTTGAAATCACACCACATCAAGCTCCAGGCGTTCTGGCTACACTCAGGTCCTAACCCTGAAAATGATAAAACACTGCCGATCATCCTCGACGTTTTAAAGCGTCATGGCATTAAAACACAACTTTGGTGCATGATCTCGGGCATTAAGGATATGGATAAAATGACACACCAGGAGAAAATAGAAGCCGTGGCCAAACCAGTCAGCTACATTGCCGACAAAGCTGCTGAAATCGGTTGCTCAGTGGGCCTGTACAACCACGGGGGCTGGTATGGAGTGCCTGAAAATCAGCTGGAAGTGATCAATTATCTGAAAAAAACAAACATTGGTATTGTCTACAACTTTCACCACGCAGAAGAGGATATCGACCGTTTTCCTGAGTTTTTTCCAAAAATATTGCCTCACCTGATGGCCGTAAACCTGATGGGACTGAAGAGAGGAGAGCCGGTTGGAAGCCCGGTTAAAGTAGTACCGATCGGTGAAGGTGATGCGGAAGCGGAAATGATCCGGATCGTAA
The genomic region above belongs to Dyadobacter pollutisoli and contains:
- a CDS encoding sugar phosphate isomerase/epimerase family protein; the encoded protein is MANSSFKKLIIASLLLLMFLKCQNTNAQQASGTGNIYARENLIAWCIVPFDSKNRGPVERAEMLNELGFTMLAYDWREKHIAEFNQEMEALKSHHIKLQAFWLHSGPNPENDKTLPIILDVLKRHGIKTQLWCMISGIKDMDKMTHQEKIEAVAKPVSYIADKAAEIGCSVGLYNHGGWYGVPENQLEVINYLKKTNIGIVYNFHHAEEDIDRFPEFFPKILPHLMAVNLMGLKRGEPVGSPVKVVPIGEGDAEAEMIRIVRESTYRGPIGIINEDTAPDAEVGLTMNVEGLKKILQAQSDKAALKTYRK